The following coding sequences lie in one Mesorhizobium sp. DCY119 genomic window:
- a CDS encoding DUF4260 domain-containing protein: MGSLRPVDLIVRAEWIAVAVGAIAAYAFAGGSWPLFVLLILAPDLAMLGYLAGPRFGAFVYNMLHVLIWPLVMLAIGLSAGHALVTQIAFIWIAHIAIDRALGYGLKLATSFQDTHLGRIGHDKS, translated from the coding sequence ATGGGCTCGTTGCGGCCCGTTGATCTCATAGTAAGAGCGGAATGGATTGCCGTCGCTGTTGGAGCGATAGCGGCCTATGCCTTTGCCGGCGGCTCTTGGCCGCTCTTTGTGCTGCTGATTCTGGCGCCTGATCTTGCGATGCTGGGTTATCTGGCAGGGCCGCGCTTCGGCGCCTTCGTCTACAACATGCTGCATGTCCTGATCTGGCCGCTGGTGATGCTGGCGATCGGTCTATCCGCCGGCCATGCCCTGGTCACGCAGATCGCGTTCATCTGGATCGCCCATATCGCCATAGACAGGGCGCTCGGTTATGGGCTGAAGCTCGCGACCAGTTTTCAGGACACGCATCTTGGCCGCATTGGCCACGATAAATCCTGA
- a CDS encoding DUF126 domain-containing protein, translating into MSALQGDILVAGDAGKGEALVLTAPISFWGGVDPKTGKIADVRHPQHGMTISGKVLCLPGTIGSSSASAVLMELVHNGHAPAALVLHEPDAILLLGLIVAREMGWQTPIAVKLDREGFDAFASRFVEISEEGAITALP; encoded by the coding sequence GTGAGTGCGCTGCAAGGCGACATTCTTGTTGCGGGCGATGCCGGCAAGGGTGAGGCACTGGTACTTACCGCGCCGATCTCTTTCTGGGGCGGCGTCGATCCGAAAACGGGGAAAATTGCGGATGTCCGTCATCCGCAACACGGCATGACGATTTCGGGCAAAGTGCTTTGCCTGCCCGGAACGATCGGCTCATCATCAGCCTCCGCGGTGCTTATGGAACTCGTGCACAACGGCCACGCACCTGCAGCGCTCGTTCTTCACGAACCCGATGCGATCCTGCTTCTCGGATTGATCGTCGCCCGCGAAATGGGCTGGCAGACGCCGATCGCAGTGAAACTTGACCGGGAAGGTTTCGACGCTTTCGCCAGCCGCTTTGTCGAGATTTCCGAAGAAGGCGCAATCACCGCCCTGCCCTAA
- the fabA gene encoding 3-hydroxyacyl-[acyl-carrier-protein] dehydratase FabA, translating to MAVAKSSYEYEELLACARGELFGPGNAQLPAPPMLMFDRITEISETGGEFDKGFVRAELDIKPDLWFFPCHFIGNPVMPGCLGLDAMWQLTGFFLGWLGEPGKGMALSTGEVKFKGMVTPKVKKVEYGIDFKRVMRGRLVLGTADGWLKADGETIYRATDLRVGLAKQEAA from the coding sequence ATGGCGGTTGCAAAATCCAGCTACGAATATGAGGAACTGCTCGCCTGCGCTCGCGGCGAACTGTTCGGGCCAGGAAACGCGCAGCTGCCGGCCCCGCCGATGCTGATGTTCGATCGGATCACCGAAATTTCCGAAACGGGCGGCGAGTTCGACAAGGGCTTCGTGCGCGCCGAACTCGATATCAAGCCGGACCTGTGGTTCTTCCCCTGCCACTTCATCGGCAATCCCGTCATGCCCGGTTGCCTCGGCCTCGATGCCATGTGGCAGTTGACCGGGTTCTTCCTAGGCTGGCTCGGCGAGCCCGGCAAGGGCATGGCGCTGTCCACCGGCGAGGTCAAGTTCAAGGGCATGGTGACGCCGAAGGTCAAAAAGGTCGAATACGGCATCGATTTCAAGCGTGTCATGCGCGGCCGGCTGGTGCTCGGCACGGCCGACGGCTGGCTAAAAGCCGACGGCGAGACTATCTACAGGGCAACGGACCTGCGGGTCGGTCTCGCCAAGCAGGAAGCAGCCTGA
- the fabB gene encoding beta-ketoacyl-ACP synthase I has translation MRRVVVTGLGIVSSIGNNAQEVQASLHDAKSGISFSDSFAEHGFRCQVWGAPTLDTTELVDRRAARFLSQGGMWNHVAMKQAIADSGLEEADVSGNPRTGIIMGSGGPSTKTIVEASEITLKNNSPKRIGPFAVPKAMSSTASATLATWFKIHGVNYSISSACSTSAHCIGNAAEMIQWGKQDVMFAGGHEDLDWTMSNLFDAMGAMSSKFNDRASVASRAYDVNRDGFVIAGGAGVLVLEELERAKARGAKIYCELVGYGATSDGYDMVAPSGEGAIRCMKQALATVSAPVDYINTHGTSTPVGDSKEMGAIRETFGDKIPNITSTKSLTGHSLGAAGVQESIYSILMMQGGFIGESAHIEELDPEFEGMPIVRKRIDNAKIDTVLSNSFGFGGTNATLVFQRHNG, from the coding sequence ATGAGACGCGTCGTTGTCACGGGCCTTGGAATCGTATCGTCCATCGGAAACAATGCCCAGGAGGTCCAGGCCTCGCTGCATGATGCCAAATCCGGCATCAGTTTCTCCGATTCTTTCGCCGAACACGGCTTCCGCTGTCAGGTCTGGGGCGCGCCAACGCTCGACACCACCGAGCTCGTCGACCGTCGTGCCGCGCGTTTCCTGTCGCAGGGCGGCATGTGGAACCACGTGGCCATGAAGCAGGCGATTGCCGACAGTGGTCTCGAAGAGGCCGACGTATCCGGCAACCCACGCACCGGCATCATCATGGGCTCCGGCGGACCTTCGACGAAAACCATCGTCGAAGCATCGGAAATCACGCTGAAGAACAACAGCCCGAAGCGCATCGGACCCTTCGCGGTGCCAAAGGCCATGTCGTCGACCGCTTCGGCGACGCTCGCGACCTGGTTCAAGATCCACGGCGTCAATTATTCGATCTCGTCGGCCTGCTCGACGTCGGCGCATTGCATCGGCAACGCTGCCGAGATGATCCAGTGGGGCAAGCAGGACGTCATGTTCGCCGGTGGCCATGAAGATCTGGACTGGACCATGTCGAACCTGTTCGACGCGATGGGCGCAATGTCTTCCAAGTTCAACGACCGCGCATCGGTTGCCTCGCGCGCCTATGACGTGAACCGCGACGGTTTCGTCATTGCCGGCGGCGCCGGAGTGCTGGTTCTGGAAGAACTGGAACGTGCTAAGGCGCGCGGCGCCAAGATCTACTGCGAACTGGTCGGCTACGGTGCGACTTCCGACGGCTACGACATGGTCGCCCCGTCCGGCGAAGGCGCGATACGCTGCATGAAGCAGGCGCTGGCGACGGTTTCTGCTCCGGTCGACTATATCAACACGCACGGCACATCGACGCCGGTCGGCGATTCCAAGGAGATGGGTGCCATCCGCGAGACGTTCGGCGATAAAATCCCGAACATCACCTCGACCAAGTCGCTCACCGGCCACTCGCTGGGAGCTGCCGGCGTGCAGGAATCGATCTATTCGATCCTGATGATGCAGGGCGGTTTCATCGGCGAGAGCGCTCATATCGAAGAACTTGACCCGGAATTCGAAGGCATGCCGATCGTGCGCAAGCGCATCGACAACGCCAAGATCGACACGGTGCTGTCGAACTCGTTCGGCTTCGGCGGCACAAACGCCACGCTCGTTTTCCAGCGTCACAACGGCTAA
- a CDS encoding bifunctional diguanylate cyclase/phosphodiesterase codes for MPAATDPNRSPVFRLITIAASGMGSFMLGIWGLKFGFGDGLAGMNAEMVMAIIAALCALAAAGSAMSFYAGVDESASYVYNETQFDKLTGLHARTAMMSRIGEAASSTVKSGKPVFLIDIDIDRFKQINDSIGYSQGDELIKRFTERLKTNLPRGVVIGRIGAGEFAILYPDRPGVMSVEKLVEIMIDRLMEPYHLKTHLQSINLSVGIVALPKDGLDPAVILRRSNLALQHSRASGIGSWSVFHPDMGLVADHRQWVEAELQIAFDRGDFDLHYQPQLDLPTGRIVGYEALIRWKHPERGMIPPMEFIPIAEETGMIVPIGEWVLRRACSDARHLPDDCFVAVNISPVQFMTKDFVGTVQSVMESTGIKPQRLELEVTETAMMQDRDRAGVILKQLSEMGISVAVDDFGTGYSNLSYLMDFPFDKLKIDRSFVSRIDTENSSGAVVSTIVGLSRALGVRTIAEGVETESQATLLRAAGCEVVQGYLFGRPAPLKIVGGGKLGVVSERHVA; via the coding sequence ATGCCAGCGGCCACAGATCCGAACCGCAGCCCGGTTTTCCGGCTCATTACCATTGCCGCCTCCGGCATGGGCAGCTTCATGCTGGGGATCTGGGGCCTGAAATTCGGCTTCGGTGACGGCCTCGCCGGCATGAATGCCGAAATGGTCATGGCGATCATCGCAGCACTCTGTGCACTGGCTGCCGCCGGATCGGCGATGTCCTTCTATGCCGGCGTCGATGAATCGGCCAGCTATGTCTATAATGAAACGCAATTCGACAAGCTGACCGGCCTGCACGCCCGCACCGCCATGATGAGCAGGATCGGCGAAGCGGCTTCTTCCACGGTGAAGAGCGGAAAGCCGGTCTTCCTCATCGATATCGACATCGATCGCTTCAAGCAGATCAACGATTCGATCGGCTACAGCCAGGGCGACGAGCTTATCAAGCGCTTCACCGAGCGCTTGAAGACCAACCTTCCGCGCGGCGTGGTGATCGGCAGGATCGGTGCCGGCGAATTCGCGATCCTTTATCCGGACCGTCCTGGTGTGATGTCGGTGGAAAAGCTGGTCGAGATCATGATCGATCGGCTGATGGAGCCCTATCATCTGAAGACGCATCTCCAGTCGATCAATCTCTCGGTTGGCATCGTTGCCCTGCCGAAAGACGGGCTGGACCCGGCGGTCATCCTGCGCCGGTCAAACCTTGCCCTTCAGCATTCGCGCGCCAGCGGCATCGGCAGCTGGTCGGTGTTCCACCCGGATATGGGCCTCGTGGCAGACCATCGCCAATGGGTCGAGGCCGAACTCCAGATCGCGTTCGACCGCGGCGACTTCGACCTCCACTACCAGCCGCAACTCGACCTTCCGACCGGGCGTATCGTCGGCTACGAAGCGCTTATCCGCTGGAAGCATCCCGAGCGTGGGATGATCCCGCCGATGGAATTCATCCCCATCGCAGAAGAGACGGGCATGATCGTGCCCATAGGCGAATGGGTTCTGCGCAGGGCCTGCAGCGACGCGCGGCATCTTCCAGATGATTGCTTCGTCGCGGTGAATATCTCGCCGGTCCAGTTCATGACCAAGGATTTCGTCGGCACCGTCCAGTCCGTGATGGAAAGCACGGGGATCAAGCCGCAGCGGCTTGAGCTGGAGGTCACCGAAACGGCGATGATGCAGGATCGCGACCGCGCCGGCGTCATCCTCAAGCAGCTTTCCGAGATGGGCATCTCGGTTGCCGTCGATGATTTCGGCACCGGCTATTCCAATCTCAGCTACCTGATGGATTTCCCCTTCGACAAGCTGAAGATCGATCGTTCCTTCGTCAGCCGCATCGACACGGAAAACAGCTCGGGCGCGGTCGTTTCGACGATCGTGGGACTGTCCCGCGCGCTGGGCGTGCGCACCATCGCCGAAGGCGTGGAAACCGAAAGCCAGGCAACCCTTCTGCGGGCTGCCGGCTGCGAGGTGGTGCAGGGCTATCTGTTCGGACGCCCGGCACCGCTGAAGATCGTCGGCGGCGGCAAGCTCGGCGTCGTCAGCGAGCGGCACGTCGCATAA
- the irrA gene encoding iron response transcriptional regulator IrrA codes for MDLTVPNKIAVDERVREAGLRPTRQRVALANLLFAKGDRHLSAEELHEEAVAAGVPVSLATVYNALHQFTEAGLLRILAVEGAKTYFDTNTSDHHHFFIEGENKVFDIASGPVKVLNLPEPPEGMEIANVDIVVRLRPKRGG; via the coding sequence ATGGATTTGACCGTCCCGAACAAGATTGCAGTCGACGAACGTGTACGCGAGGCGGGTCTGCGCCCGACGCGGCAGCGTGTCGCGCTCGCCAATCTGCTTTTCGCCAAGGGCGACCGTCATCTCTCCGCTGAGGAACTGCACGAAGAAGCCGTTGCAGCCGGCGTGCCGGTGTCGCTGGCGACCGTCTACAATGCTCTTCATCAGTTCACCGAGGCTGGCCTGCTCCGCATTCTGGCTGTCGAAGGCGCAAAGACCTATTTCGACACCAACACCTCCGACCATCATCACTTCTTCATCGAAGGCGAGAACAAGGTCTTCGACATCGCATCTGGTCCGGTGAAGGTGCTAAACCTGCCCGAACCGCCCGAAGGCATGGAAATCGCCAACGTCGATATCGTCGTGCGCCTTCGTCCCAAGCGGGGCGGCTGA
- a CDS encoding D-glycerate dehydrogenase, which produces MAAKKKPLVVITRKLPDQVETRMRELFDARLNLEDRPMSQPELVAAVKEADVLVPTVTDRIDAALIEQAGEKLKLIANFGNGVDKIDVAAAAKKGITVTNTPNVLTEDTADMTMALMLAVPRRLAEGANVLENGTKWAGWSPTWMLGRRIWGKRLGIVGMGRIGTAVARRAKAFGLSIHYHNRNRVLKSVEDELEATYWESLDQMLARMDIISVNCPSTPATFHLLSARRLALLQPSAYLVNTARGDLIDEDALVKLLQDGKLAGAGLDVFEHEPAVNPKLVKLAAKGKVVILPHMGSATIEGRIDMGEKVIINIRTFIDGHRPPDRVLPNRV; this is translated from the coding sequence ATGGCCGCTAAAAAGAAGCCCCTCGTGGTGATCACGCGCAAGCTTCCGGATCAGGTGGAAACCCGCATGCGCGAGCTTTTCGACGCGCGGCTGAACCTCGAAGACCGCCCGATGAGCCAACCGGAGCTGGTCGCAGCGGTGAAAGAGGCGGATGTTTTGGTGCCGACCGTGACCGACCGCATTGACGCTGCACTCATCGAGCAGGCCGGCGAAAAGCTCAAGCTGATCGCCAATTTCGGCAACGGGGTAGACAAGATCGATGTGGCGGCTGCGGCGAAAAAAGGAATCACCGTCACCAACACGCCCAATGTGCTGACCGAAGACACCGCCGACATGACGATGGCGCTGATGCTGGCGGTGCCGCGGCGTTTGGCTGAAGGCGCCAATGTGCTTGAAAACGGGACGAAATGGGCCGGCTGGTCGCCGACCTGGATGCTCGGCCGCCGTATCTGGGGCAAGCGCCTCGGCATCGTCGGCATGGGCCGTATAGGCACAGCGGTAGCGCGCCGCGCCAAGGCCTTCGGCCTGTCGATCCACTATCACAACCGCAACCGCGTGCTGAAAAGCGTCGAGGACGAGCTGGAAGCGACCTATTGGGAAAGCCTCGACCAGATGCTTGCCCGCATGGACATCATTTCGGTCAATTGCCCCTCGACCCCGGCCACCTTCCATCTTCTGTCGGCGCGCCGCCTGGCTCTGCTGCAGCCCTCGGCCTATCTCGTCAACACGGCGCGCGGCGACCTGATCGACGAGGACGCCTTGGTCAAGCTGCTGCAGGATGGCAAGCTGGCCGGTGCCGGTCTCGACGTCTTCGAGCATGAGCCGGCGGTCAATCCCAAGCTGGTCAAGCTTGCTGCCAAAGGCAAGGTCGTCATCCTGCCCCATATGGGCTCAGCGACGATAGAAGGCCGCATCGACATGGGCGAGAAGGTCATCATCAACATCCGCACCTTCATCGACGGCCATCGCCCGCCGGACCGGGTACTGCCGAACCGGGTCTGA
- the fabI gene encoding enoyl-ACP reductase FabI gives MEGLMKGKRGLVMGVANDHSIAWGIAKQLSAHGAEMAFTYQGEAFGRRVKPLAEKVNASLVLPCDVEDSASIASVFETLGNEWGGIDFIVHAIGFSDKNELKGLYANTTRENFVRTMVISCYSFTEVARHAAGLMKEGGSMITLTYAGSTRVMPNYNVMGVAKAGLEASVRYLADDYGPRGIRVNAISAGPVRTLAGAGIADARHMFSYQQRNSPLRRTVTIDEVGGSALYLLSDLSSGVTGEIHYVDSGYHIVSMPTLEELKQSDGGSE, from the coding sequence ATGGAAGGTTTGATGAAGGGCAAGCGCGGCCTCGTCATGGGCGTCGCCAACGATCACTCTATTGCCTGGGGTATAGCCAAGCAGCTCTCCGCCCATGGCGCGGAGATGGCATTCACCTATCAGGGCGAGGCTTTCGGCCGCCGCGTGAAGCCGCTGGCCGAAAAGGTCAACGCTTCTCTGGTGCTGCCCTGCGATGTCGAGGACAGCGCATCCATCGCGTCGGTTTTCGAGACGCTGGGCAATGAATGGGGCGGCATCGACTTCATCGTGCACGCCATCGGTTTTTCCGACAAGAACGAGCTGAAAGGCCTCTACGCCAACACGACGCGCGAAAACTTCGTCCGCACCATGGTGATCTCCTGCTATTCGTTCACCGAGGTTGCGCGCCATGCCGCCGGGCTGATGAAGGAAGGCGGCTCGATGATCACGCTGACCTATGCCGGCTCGACCCGCGTCATGCCGAACTACAACGTCATGGGCGTCGCCAAGGCCGGCTTGGAGGCCAGCGTGCGCTATCTCGCCGACGACTACGGGCCGCGCGGCATCCGCGTGAACGCGATTTCAGCCGGACCCGTCCGCACGCTCGCCGGCGCCGGCATTGCCGATGCGCGGCACATGTTTTCCTACCAGCAACGCAATTCGCCGCTGCGCCGCACCGTCACCATCGACGAGGTCGGCGGGTCGGCTCTCTATCTCCTGTCGGACCTGTCGTCGGGCGTCACCGGCGAAATCCACTATGTCGATTCCGGCTACCACATCGTCTCCATGCCCACCCTTGAGGAACTGAAGCAGTCGGACGGCGGCAGCGAATAA
- a CDS encoding SH3 domain-containing protein has product MFGFVSLRMSFGAAVLGLALVSTGALITAGQAAAPGQEITRGPSGLPLPRFVSLKSGKVNSRIGPGLNYGVDWLYMKPGLPMEIIQEYDTWRRVRDAEGSEGWINQSLLSGRRTAIAAPWQRGKDARISLMAKPDNEARAVAIIEPGVVGTIKSCNGDWCEMTFDGHTGWINQTQVWGAYPGEQVKD; this is encoded by the coding sequence GTGTTTGGGTTCGTGTCGCTTCGTATGTCGTTTGGTGCAGCCGTGCTCGGCCTCGCCCTCGTCTCGACGGGGGCCTTGATAACGGCTGGCCAGGCCGCAGCACCCGGCCAGGAGATCACCAGGGGGCCGAGCGGCCTGCCTTTGCCGCGCTTCGTCAGCCTAAAGTCGGGCAAGGTCAATTCGCGCATAGGCCCCGGCCTGAATTATGGCGTGGACTGGCTCTATATGAAGCCCGGCCTGCCGATGGAGATTATCCAGGAATACGACACATGGCGCCGGGTGCGCGATGCCGAGGGCTCGGAAGGCTGGATCAACCAGTCGCTGCTGTCCGGCCGGCGCACGGCGATAGCCGCACCATGGCAGCGCGGCAAGGATGCCAGGATTTCACTCATGGCCAAGCCGGACAACGAGGCGCGAGCGGTTGCCATCATCGAGCCGGGCGTGGTCGGAACGATCAAGTCCTGCAATGGCGATTGGTGCGAAATGACCTTCGACGGTCATACCGGCTGGATCAACCAGACGCAGGTCTGGGGCGCCTATCCCGGCGAGCAGGTCAAGGATTAG
- a CDS encoding class I SAM-dependent methyltransferase, which produces MSRDALKTLFHPFEAELLAAPGKGERVLFLGAEPGVQRPEDFDADLSMVQGFRPYVRGLEAGGYTVSPRAEGENFDAALVLCGRHRGANELLVADALERVHVDGLIVVAGSKDDGIASLRKRLDEIVSIDGHAPKHHGIAFWFRRPSDVAQAIELLRAGNGEMIVDGRFHTAPGMFSAGEIDAGSRLLVENLPKKITGAVADFCAGWGYIAAELAARYPKISRLDLYEADSASLEAARRNVASREGLTPRFFWHDLSAEQVAHRYDLIVMNPPFHQRRTAEPDIGQGMIRAAAAALKPGGRLLMVANRQLPYEKTLSEAFSMQEEICRTGMFKVLGARR; this is translated from the coding sequence ATGTCCCGAGATGCACTGAAGACCCTTTTCCATCCCTTCGAGGCGGAGCTGCTCGCAGCACCGGGCAAGGGCGAAAGGGTGCTGTTTCTCGGCGCCGAGCCGGGAGTTCAACGGCCCGAAGATTTTGACGCCGATCTGTCGATGGTGCAGGGATTTCGCCCCTATGTTCGGGGTCTGGAAGCCGGCGGCTACACCGTTTCGCCGCGCGCCGAGGGCGAAAACTTCGATGCTGCGCTGGTGCTCTGCGGCCGTCATCGCGGTGCGAACGAGTTGCTGGTTGCTGACGCCCTTGAGCGCGTTCACGTTGATGGGCTGATTGTGGTTGCCGGCAGCAAGGACGACGGCATCGCCAGCCTGCGCAAGCGGCTGGACGAGATCGTTTCGATCGACGGACATGCTCCGAAGCACCACGGCATAGCGTTCTGGTTCCGTCGGCCATCGGATGTGGCACAGGCAATTGAATTGCTGCGTGCGGGCAATGGCGAAATGATCGTGGACGGGCGCTTCCACACCGCCCCCGGTATGTTTTCGGCAGGCGAGATTGATGCTGGCTCGAGGCTGTTGGTCGAGAACCTGCCCAAAAAGATCACAGGCGCCGTTGCCGATTTCTGCGCCGGTTGGGGTTACATCGCGGCCGAGCTCGCAGCTCGCTACCCCAAGATATCGCGGCTCGACCTTTACGAGGCAGATTCTGCCTCGCTGGAGGCAGCCAGGCGCAATGTCGCGAGCAGAGAAGGGCTTACACCGCGTTTCTTCTGGCACGACCTCTCTGCCGAGCAGGTGGCCCATCGTTACGACCTGATCGTCATGAACCCGCCGTTTCATCAGCGCCGGACCGCCGAGCCGGATATCGGGCAAGGCATGATCCGCGCTGCTGCGGCTGCGCTGAAGCCCGGCGGACGATTGCTGATGGTTGCCAATCGGCAGCTTCCTTATGAAAAGACGCTGTCGGAAGCTTTCTCGATGCAGGAAGAAATTTGTCGCACGGGCATGTTCAAGGTGCTTGGCGCACGCCGTTGA
- a CDS encoding aconitase X catalytic domain-containing protein has translation MSLQLSDAEREIAARSDGQAMAMRIVVESARLLGAARLIPVASAHIDGALYHGDSGTLFAEKLVEGGAEVAVRSTLNVGALDLMGCSRVRLEEPARGMARRMMDAYRKLGCEQSWTCAPYQAGHRPALGSDVAWGESNAVVFCNSVLGARTNRYGDFLDIACAITGRAPDYGLHRPENRRATLAFDVSALPAAFLASEIAWPVLGSLYGREVGNAVGVVTGVSKHPGEDALKAFGAAAASSGAVGLFHIAGVTPEAPDLAAALHDEAPETTIIVTPEMALDAQRRLSTTEAASSIDAVAIGSPHLSLSEFAALERLVAGRRLAIPVYACTGRHVLSELEKNGQRKALEACGVVIVADTCVVVTPILPELRNGVLMTNSGKFAQYAPGNTGYAVLYGSLADCVESAVIGKPIPTELAS, from the coding sequence TTGAGTCTCCAACTCTCCGATGCGGAGCGCGAGATTGCCGCCCGCAGCGACGGTCAGGCCATGGCCATGCGCATCGTCGTCGAAAGCGCCCGCTTGCTCGGCGCGGCGCGCCTTATCCCGGTAGCCTCGGCCCACATCGACGGCGCGCTATATCACGGCGATTCCGGCACGCTTTTTGCGGAAAAGCTTGTCGAAGGCGGCGCAGAGGTGGCGGTGCGCTCGACGTTGAATGTCGGAGCGCTCGACCTGATGGGCTGCTCGCGGGTGCGGCTGGAAGAGCCGGCGCGTGGCATGGCACGGCGCATGATGGACGCCTACCGCAAGCTCGGCTGCGAACAGAGCTGGACGTGCGCGCCCTACCAGGCCGGGCACCGGCCGGCCCTCGGCTCCGACGTCGCCTGGGGCGAGTCCAATGCGGTCGTGTTCTGTAACTCCGTGCTCGGCGCACGCACGAACCGCTATGGCGATTTTCTCGACATCGCCTGCGCCATCACCGGACGAGCCCCGGATTACGGCCTGCACCGGCCGGAAAACCGGCGCGCAACGCTTGCGTTCGATGTGTCCGCTTTGCCCGCCGCCTTCCTCGCCTCCGAAATCGCCTGGCCGGTTCTCGGCAGTCTTTATGGTCGCGAAGTCGGGAACGCCGTCGGTGTTGTGACCGGCGTATCGAAGCACCCCGGCGAGGATGCACTGAAGGCCTTTGGTGCCGCAGCCGCATCCTCCGGCGCAGTGGGTCTGTTTCATATCGCCGGCGTCACGCCCGAAGCGCCGGATCTGGCAGCCGCACTCCACGACGAAGCACCGGAAACGACGATCATTGTGACACCGGAGATGGCTCTGGATGCTCAACGACGACTATCGACAACGGAAGCCGCAAGCTCGATCGACGCCGTCGCCATCGGCAGCCCTCATCTATCCCTGTCCGAATTCGCAGCATTGGAGAGGCTGGTTGCCGGACGCCGGCTGGCGATACCCGTCTACGCCTGCACCGGACGGCATGTTCTCTCCGAATTGGAAAAGAACGGACAACGCAAGGCACTGGAAGCCTGTGGCGTCGTCATTGTTGCCGATACATGCGTGGTCGTCACGCCCATCCTGCCGGAATTGCGGAATGGTGTCCTGATGACCAATTCTGGAAAATTCGCCCAGTATGCGCCGGGCAATACCGGCTATGCAGTGCTTTACGGCTCGCTTGCAGACTGCGTTGAAAGTGCCGTCATAGGTAAGCCAATACCTACGGAATTAGCATCGTGA